The proteins below come from a single Parcubacteria group bacterium genomic window:
- the hyfB gene encoding hydrogenase 4 subunit B — MLGSISAQTIFFVTLVFLALGAIGSLVFRKSDALVNVWGNGMAILASISGLICSVLVMTQGKTFAYSIASTLPMLDISFQVDQLAAFFIFVISLIALFASLYGLGYVKHFYGKYDIGSLGFFYNLFIAGMLLVASAHNGLFFLIVWELMSLASYFLVIFENKEKENVRAGSLYFIMTHVGTAFITLAFLLLYRATGSFDFSVIKDNASMLTPMMSGFIFILMLIGFGTKAGIIPLHIWLPSAHPAAPTHVSALMSGVMIKTGIYMLIRIFIDLMPNLPIWCGMLVLVIGAVSSLVGVLYALTEHDIKRLLAYHSIENIGIILLGLGSSLVFLALDLKTLAVLALVAALFHTLNHAIFKSLLFLGAGSVISKTHTRNMEDYGGLIKYMPQTAFFFLIGSLAISALPPFNGFFSEWLTFQALFSGIGGLDVSVQWVFILAAGALAFTGGLAAACFVKAFGATFLARPRSEHVKQASEVGLTLRMSMAVLATLTLVVGLLSGMVSRMLVHVSQSLTIFDATSSPFSQITGLNFSLQSGFASVSTPFIFISLLVALLLAFYVVRTLSRGRKVSCGRTWDCGTTLAPRMEITATGFARSIVVIFKGILKPTKQTTVEYRDADIRYFPKTNVVRLEIEDFWKLHFYQPAQRGIIKIAESIKKIQSGNVNAYILYIFLTLIALLLFLAI; from the coding sequence ATGCTTGGTTCAATCTCCGCACAAACAATTTTTTTTGTAACGCTAGTTTTTTTGGCATTGGGAGCGATCGGCTCTTTGGTTTTTCGCAAAAGCGACGCGCTGGTGAATGTCTGGGGTAATGGCATGGCAATCCTGGCTTCTATTTCCGGACTCATCTGCTCAGTCTTAGTTATGACGCAGGGAAAAACATTTGCGTATTCTATCGCTTCAACTTTGCCGATGCTGGACATTTCTTTCCAAGTCGATCAACTAGCGGCTTTTTTCATTTTTGTCATTTCACTCATCGCTCTGTTCGCTTCTTTGTATGGCCTGGGCTACGTGAAACATTTTTACGGAAAATATGATATCGGTTCTTTGGGATTTTTCTATAATCTGTTTATTGCCGGGATGCTTTTGGTTGCGAGTGCGCACAACGGACTGTTTTTTCTCATTGTGTGGGAACTAATGTCTCTTGCATCCTATTTCCTGGTTATTTTTGAAAATAAGGAAAAAGAAAATGTGCGAGCGGGTTCTCTGTATTTCATTATGACTCACGTAGGAACTGCTTTTATCACGTTGGCGTTCCTATTGCTCTATCGCGCTACCGGATCATTTGATTTTAGCGTGATCAAAGATAATGCGTCTATGCTGACTCCTATGATGAGTGGTTTTATTTTCATTTTGATGTTGATCGGATTTGGCACAAAAGCAGGAATTATTCCTTTGCATATCTGGTTGCCAAGCGCTCATCCAGCCGCGCCAACTCATGTTAGTGCGCTAATGTCGGGTGTTATGATTAAGACGGGAATCTATATGCTGATTAGAATTTTTATCGACCTTATGCCAAATCTTCCGATTTGGTGTGGGATGTTGGTGTTGGTCATCGGCGCTGTATCCTCCTTGGTGGGTGTGCTCTATGCGCTGACTGAGCATGACATAAAAAGGCTTTTAGCCTATCATAGTATCGAAAATATCGGGATTATTCTTTTGGGATTGGGAAGTTCATTGGTCTTTTTGGCGCTCGACTTGAAAACCTTGGCAGTACTGGCTTTGGTCGCTGCCCTTTTTCATACGCTCAACCATGCTATTTTCAAATCATTATTATTCCTCGGTGCTGGTTCAGTAATTTCAAAAACCCACACGCGGAATATGGAAGATTATGGGGGTCTTATTAAATATATGCCGCAGACAGCTTTCTTTTTTCTGATCGGATCTCTGGCAATCTCCGCTCTGCCGCCGTTCAATGGATTTTTTAGTGAGTGGCTGACCTTCCAGGCGCTCTTTAGTGGAATTGGAGGACTGGATGTTTCTGTACAGTGGGTTTTTATCCTAGCAGCAGGCGCGTTGGCGTTTACCGGTGGGTTGGCGGCGGCATGTTTCGTAAAAGCCTTTGGGGCAACTTTTCTCGCCAGACCACGGAGCGAGCATGTTAAGCAGGCGAGTGAAGTCGGATTGACACTTCGCATGAGCATGGCCGTGCTTGCCACATTGACACTTGTCGTAGGCCTCCTATCTGGAATGGTTTCGCGGATGCTGGTGCATGTTTCTCAAAGCTTAACAATTTTTGATGCAACAAGTTCGCCTTTTTCGCAAATTACCGGACTGAATTTTAGTTTGCAGAGTGGTTTTGCTTCTGTCTCAACTCCATTTATTTTCATAAGCCTTCTCGTTGCTCTTCTGCTGGCATTTTATGTCGTTCGCACTTTGAGCCGAGGACGGAAAGTCAGTTGTGGGCGCACGTGGGATTGTGGAACAACGCTGGCTCCGCGCATGGAAATTACCGCCACCGGGTTTGCCAGGTCTATCGTGGTCATTTTCAAGGGAATTCTCAAGCCGACCAAGCAAACGACAGTGGAGTATCGAGATGCAGATATCCGTTATTTTCCCAAGACCAATGTGGTCAGATTAGAAATTGAGGATTTTTGGAAGCTACATTTTTACCAGCCGGCGCAAAGAGGAATTATCAAAATTGCAGAAAGCATAAAAAAGATCCAAAGTGGAAATGTGAATGCCTATATATTGTATATATTTTTAACCCTTATCGCTTTGTTATTATTCTTAGCAATTTAG
- a CDS encoding NADH-quinone oxidoreductase subunit H, giving the protein MSVLFIAIQLILVPALSPLFIGVTRKIKARFQNRLGASVFQPYQDLWKLFHKDEIISEDASWIFRFAPYLIFAVTLVVGASIPFFTGLFPGNIIGDFLTIVYLIALSTFFLALAGMDTGGAFGGFGSSREMTVAALTEGGLIFSLLALALVAHSTNLFSITSAVSQLPLGLFAPVALAFLAYVIAMLAETARFPFDNPSTHLELTMIHEAMILEYSGKRLALIEWAAANKFLIFLSLGANLFFPWGLATSFSGAALFIALMLFLIKTLLLCLFVATLESSIAKFRFFRLPDLLFTSFILGVIAIILIA; this is encoded by the coding sequence ATGTCAGTGCTATTTATTGCAATTCAATTAATCTTAGTTCCAGCGCTCTCGCCGCTTTTTATCGGCGTGACCAGAAAGATAAAAGCGCGTTTTCAAAACAGGCTCGGCGCAAGTGTTTTCCAGCCCTATCAAGATCTCTGGAAGTTATTCCACAAAGATGAAATCATCAGCGAGGATGCTTCTTGGATCTTTCGTTTTGCGCCTTATCTGATTTTTGCTGTGACGCTCGTGGTCGGGGCGAGTATCCCATTTTTTACCGGACTGTTCCCAGGAAACATCATTGGTGATTTTCTGACGATCGTGTATTTGATCGCGCTGAGCACTTTTTTTCTCGCCCTGGCCGGGATGGATACGGGTGGAGCATTTGGTGGTTTTGGATCAAGTCGGGAAATGACCGTAGCGGCGCTCACCGAAGGCGGGTTGATTTTTTCACTGTTGGCACTGGCATTGGTGGCTCATTCGACCAATCTATTTTCAATCACGAGCGCTGTTTCGCAGCTACCACTGGGTCTTTTTGCACCTGTGGCGCTGGCTTTTTTGGCCTATGTCATTGCGATGCTCGCCGAGACGGCGCGTTTTCCTTTCGACAATCCCTCGACGCATCTGGAACTGACCATGATCCATGAGGCGATGATTTTGGAATATTCCGGCAAACGTTTGGCGCTTATTGAGTGGGCAGCGGCGAATAAATTTCTGATTTTTCTTTCCCTTGGTGCTAATCTATTTTTCCCTTGGGGATTGGCGACGTCTTTTTCTGGAGCAGCTCTTTTTATCGCACTAATGTTGTTTTTGATCAAGACCCTGCTGCTTTGTCTTTTTGTGGCAACGCTGGAATCAAGTATCGCTAAGTTTAGATTTTTCCGCCTGCCTGATCTCCTGTTCACCTCATTCATCCTGGGAGTAATCGCTATTATTTTAATCGCTTAA
- the atpA gene encoding F0F1 ATP synthase subunit alpha — protein sequence MNKDYIIEQLKKQIGEFESVATTEKVGTVVEIGDGVARIIGLENALSSEMLEFLPADGQVKEGAEPIYGMVLNLEEDRIGAMILGAYEGIKEGDTVRSTGRVLSVPVSENFIGRVINPLGVPIDGKGTIASEKFMPIEKIAPGVITRKSVHQPLQTGIKAIDAMIPIGRGQRELIIGDRQTGKTAIAVDTIINQKGQNVKCIYVAIGQKESKIARIVAELEARGAMEYTTVVVAGASDPAPLSYIAPYAGCTLGEFFMDKGEDVLIIYDDLSRHAWAYRQISLILRRPPGREAYPGDVFYIHSRLLERSAKLNENFGGGSITALPIIETQSGDVSAYIPTNVISITDGQIYLEADLFYKGIRPALNVGISVSRVGSSAQIKAMKKVAGKLRLDIAQFRELEAFAQFGSDLDENTRQRIERGRRTVEILKQGQYEPMLVEHQVAIIYAVINGFLDDVAVEQVSKWESDFHKYLDSSAKPVMELIADKKELTDEVVERLVGAIKEFKEVYQNGH from the coding sequence ATGAACAAAGACTACATCATCGAACAACTGAAAAAGCAGATCGGAGAATTTGAAAGTGTTGCGACGACGGAAAAAGTCGGCACTGTTGTCGAGATCGGCGACGGTGTGGCGCGGATCATCGGTCTTGAAAATGCGCTTTCCAGTGAAATGCTCGAATTTCTCCCTGCTGACGGGCAAGTGAAAGAGGGCGCTGAACCGATCTATGGCATGGTGCTCAACTTGGAAGAAGACCGCATTGGGGCGATGATTTTGGGGGCTTATGAAGGCATCAAGGAAGGCGATACAGTGCGTTCGACCGGACGCGTTTTGTCTGTGCCGGTTTCCGAAAATTTTATCGGACGGGTGATCAATCCATTGGGAGTTCCGATCGATGGCAAGGGAACGATTGCATCTGAAAAATTTATGCCGATTGAAAAAATTGCGCCGGGCGTGATTACGCGAAAATCTGTGCATCAACCGTTGCAAACTGGGATCAAAGCGATTGATGCGATGATTCCGATCGGGCGCGGACAACGCGAACTGATTATTGGTGACCGCCAAACGGGAAAAACAGCCATTGCTGTGGACACCATCATCAATCAAAAAGGTCAAAACGTAAAATGTATCTATGTGGCGATCGGGCAGAAGGAATCTAAGATTGCGAGAATCGTGGCGGAACTGGAAGCGCGTGGAGCGATGGAATATACGACTGTTGTTGTAGCTGGTGCATCTGATCCAGCGCCACTATCCTACATCGCGCCATATGCCGGTTGTACTTTGGGAGAATTTTTTATGGATAAGGGTGAGGATGTGTTGATCATTTATGATGATTTGTCTCGTCACGCTTGGGCCTATCGCCAGATCTCTCTGATTCTTCGTCGTCCACCAGGACGCGAAGCCTATCCTGGCGATGTGTTCTATATTCACTCGAGACTTCTCGAGCGCAGTGCGAAACTGAATGAAAACTTTGGCGGCGGATCCATTACGGCGCTTCCAATCATTGAAACGCAATCAGGCGATGTGAGTGCCTACATTCCGACCAATGTGATTTCGATCACGGACGGACAAATCTATCTGGAAGCCGATTTATTTTACAAAGGAATTCGTCCGGCGCTCAATGTGGGTATTTCTGTTTCGCGTGTAGGTTCTTCCGCGCAAATCAAAGCGATGAAAAAAGTGGCGGGAAAATTGCGCCTCGACATTGCGCAGTTTCGAGAACTAGAAGCCTTTGCGCAATTTGGATCAGATCTTGATGAGAATACGCGCCAGAGAATTGAACGAGGGCGCCGAACAGTAGAAATCCTGAAACAAGGTCAATATGAACCGATGCTTGTGGAGCATCAAGTAGCCATCATCTATGCCGTGATTAATGGATTTTTGGACGATGTGGCCGTGGAACAAGTATCCAAGTGGGAAAGTGATTTTCACAAATATCTCGACTCATCAGCCAAGCCGGTTATGGAACTGATTGCTGACAAAAAAGAGTTGACGGATGAAGTAGTTGAGAGATTGGTTGGAGCGATCAAGGAATTTAAGGAAGTCTATCAAAACGGTCATTAA
- the atpC gene encoding ATP synthase F1 subunit epsilon, whose amino-acid sequence MSESKIKFKIVTSEKTVYEDEVDQATFETTDGQITILPNHRSYITSLKSGEAMVKKKDEETYLSISGGFIEFHDNTLIVLADTAERAEEIDLKRAEEARVRAEELKNQAISKDDEEYARVAAAIQKESARIRVARKHRTKRGILGE is encoded by the coding sequence ATGTCTGAATCAAAGATCAAATTTAAGATTGTCACTTCTGAAAAAACCGTCTATGAAGACGAGGTTGATCAGGCGACTTTCGAAACGACTGATGGGCAGATAACTATTTTGCCCAATCACCGATCCTATATCACAAGCCTTAAATCAGGTGAGGCGATGGTGAAGAAGAAAGACGAGGAAACATATCTCTCTATCTCTGGTGGGTTTATTGAGTTTCATGATAATACTTTGATAGTGCTCGCAGATACGGCGGAGCGAGCAGAAGAGATTGATCTTAAGCGTGCCGAAGAGGCGAGGGTGCGAGCGGAAGAACTCAAAAACCAAGCGATTTCAAAAGACGACGAAGAGTATGCCCGTGTGGCGGCCGCGATCCAAAAAGAATCCGCGCGAATTCGCGTGGCCAGAAAGCATCGCACGAAGCGGGGGATATTGGGGGAATAA
- the atpD gene encoding F0F1 ATP synthase subunit beta, protein MKNTGKIIQVIGPVVDVEFEGNLPEIYHALEVDLGQGASSAKATAGQSKLILETNQHIGGGRVRTVAMGSTDGISRGMEVFDTGAPISVPVGKEVLGRMFNLLGETIDGLPEKVETTKKYPIHREAPKFSEQSTKAEVFETGIKVIDLICPFVKGGKVGLFGGAGVGKTVTMQELIRNIAAVHGGYSVFAGVGERTREGNDLYNEMKDSGVLNKTALVFGQMNEPPGARQRVALSGLTMAEYFRDDEGKDVLLFIDNIFRFTQAGSEVSALLGRIPSAVGYQPTLAEEMGKLQERITSTKKGSITSVQAIYVPADDLTDPAPATTFGHIDSTVVLSRALTELGIYPAIDPLDSSSTILDPKIVGEEHYTVARRVQVVLQRYKDLQDIIAILGMEELSDDDKVTVSRARKIQKFLSQPFFVAEQFTGTPGAYVKLEDTIKGFKMIIDGELDDVAEQDFYMKGSIAEVRPAK, encoded by the coding sequence ATGAAAAACACAGGAAAAATCATCCAGGTCATCGGGCCGGTCGTCGATGTTGAATTTGAAGGTAATTTGCCGGAGATCTATCACGCATTGGAAGTCGATTTAGGACAGGGAGCCTCCTCCGCCAAGGCTACGGCGGGCCAAAGCAAATTGATTTTGGAAACTAATCAGCATATTGGCGGAGGACGTGTGCGGACGGTGGCGATGGGTTCGACCGATGGTATCAGTCGGGGAATGGAAGTGTTCGATACGGGTGCGCCAATTTCTGTGCCGGTGGGGAAAGAAGTTTTAGGGCGGATGTTTAATTTGCTTGGTGAAACGATCGATGGACTTCCGGAAAAAGTGGAAACGACGAAAAAATATCCCATCCATCGTGAAGCGCCAAAATTTTCTGAGCAATCGACCAAGGCAGAAGTTTTTGAAACCGGAATCAAAGTGATCGACCTTATTTGTCCGTTTGTGAAAGGTGGAAAAGTGGGACTGTTTGGTGGTGCGGGCGTGGGGAAGACTGTGACAATGCAAGAATTGATTCGTAATATCGCGGCGGTGCATGGCGGGTATTCGGTTTTTGCCGGAGTGGGAGAACGGACGCGCGAAGGTAATGATCTTTACAATGAAATGAAAGACTCGGGCGTTTTGAATAAAACCGCCTTGGTGTTTGGTCAAATGAACGAACCACCGGGAGCACGACAACGCGTGGCACTTTCCGGTCTCACCATGGCCGAATATTTCCGGGACGATGAAGGTAAGGACGTGCTTTTGTTTATCGACAATATTTTTCGCTTCACCCAAGCGGGATCAGAAGTGTCCGCGCTTTTGGGACGCATTCCATCAGCGGTGGGGTATCAACCGACCTTGGCGGAAGAAATGGGAAAATTACAAGAAAGAATTACCTCAACCAAAAAAGGTTCGATTACTTCCGTGCAAGCCATCTATGTGCCGGCGGACGACCTGACTGACCCGGCGCCAGCCACAACTTTCGGGCACATCGACTCAACCGTGGTGCTTTCTAGAGCTCTCACTGAACTCGGAATCTATCCAGCCATTGATCCCTTGGATTCGTCTTCGACAATTCTTGACCCAAAAATTGTTGGTGAAGAACACTATACTGTAGCTAGGCGTGTGCAAGTGGTTTTGCAAAGATACAAAGACTTGCAAGATATCATTGCAATTCTCGGGATGGAAGAGTTGTCGGATGATGACAAAGTGACAGTTTCTCGCGCGCGAAAAATCCAGAAATTCCTTTCCCAACCATTTTTTGTGGCGGAACAATTTACCGGAACTCCTGGTGCATATGTCAAATTGGAAGACACAATCAAAGGCTTCAAGATGATCATTGACGGAGAATTGGATGATGTCGCAGAACAAGATTTCTATATGAAAGGGAGTATTGCTGAAGTTCGACCAGCTAAATAA
- a CDS encoding FoF1 ATP synthase subunit gamma, protein MNSARDIKRRIKSINNTKKITRAMEMVSAAKMRRSVASVVGIRPYAHSAWSVLTNLARAFKDHQTGLLEVREVKSVLVIAIASNRGLCGSFNAQVAKKIKEEIMNPEKLKVNRIGDKKIESTVPNAELKIDFITIGKKGEAMVRRLDKEIVATFPELTYLPKIEDVRAVAKIAIADYLAKKYDKVAVIYTDFVSAINQQTKIRQILPVSKVDIEKQIAEMDSAAKEYGLKEPEIEYKIEPSPKELLDYIFPRLIEMQIYHAILESNASKESSRMLAMRNATDAAGEMAEGLTLAYNQLRQAKITQEIAEISAGKATLEG, encoded by the coding sequence ATGAACTCAGCTAGAGACATCAAAAGACGTATAAAGTCTATCAATAATACCAAAAAAATTACCCGCGCGATGGAGATGGTTTCGGCTGCCAAAATGCGCCGGAGCGTGGCGAGCGTGGTGGGCATTCGACCCTATGCGCACTCTGCATGGAGCGTGCTCACTAATTTGGCGCGCGCGTTCAAAGACCATCAAACCGGGCTTTTGGAAGTGCGGGAAGTGAAAAGTGTGTTGGTGATTGCGATTGCCTCGAATCGGGGACTGTGCGGATCGTTCAATGCGCAAGTGGCGAAGAAGATCAAAGAAGAAATAATGAATCCGGAAAAATTGAAGGTTAACCGGATCGGGGATAAAAAAATTGAGTCTACTGTGCCAAACGCCGAGCTTAAAATTGATTTTATTACGATTGGTAAGAAAGGCGAAGCGATGGTGCGCCGGTTGGACAAAGAAATTGTGGCCACTTTTCCCGAGTTGACCTATCTGCCGAAGATTGAAGACGTCAGAGCGGTCGCAAAAATTGCGATTGCGGATTATCTAGCCAAAAAATATGACAAAGTGGCGGTGATTTATACTGACTTCGTTTCAGCCATCAATCAGCAGACTAAAATCAGACAGATTTTGCCGGTTTCCAAAGTTGACATAGAAAAACAAATTGCGGAGATGGATAGCGCCGCTAAGGAATATGGACTGAAAGAACCGGAGATTGAATATAAGATTGAACCAAGCCCGAAAGAACTCTTGGATTATATTTTCCCGCGCCTGATTGAAATGCAGATCTATCATGCCATTCTCGAATCGAACGCCTCCAAGGAATCTTCCCGAATGCTCGCAATGCGAAACGCCACAGACGCAGCCGGGGAGATGGCAGAAGGTCTGACACTGGCCTACAATCAACTCAGACAAGCGAAGATTACTCAAGAGATTGCGGAGATTTCAGCGGGGAAGGCGACGTTGGAAGGGTAA
- a CDS encoding NADH-quinone oxidoreductase subunit B family protein: MIKFYSKIFATPKTVHSTEALGCNEELEIVGKRLEKKIKKIFGGSLAIREVDAGSTNACEQELTALSNCYYDVERFGIHFVASPRHADMLMVTGAVSRNMREALVKTYEATPDPKIVVAVGDDAISGGIFKGSYAVLDGVDKVIPVDFQIPGDPPSPKTIICHLFKILEIMEANKK, encoded by the coding sequence ATGATCAAGTTTTATTCTAAAATTTTTGCTACTCCCAAAACGGTGCATTCCACCGAAGCTTTGGGTTGCAATGAAGAGTTGGAAATTGTGGGAAAAAGATTGGAAAAAAAGATCAAGAAAATATTTGGCGGTTCGCTGGCGATTCGCGAGGTGGACGCCGGATCAACTAACGCTTGCGAGCAGGAACTTACCGCGCTGAGTAATTGCTACTATGATGTAGAAAGATTTGGAATTCACTTTGTGGCCTCTCCTCGGCACGCTGATATGCTGATGGTAACGGGAGCAGTGTCGCGTAATATGCGAGAAGCGCTGGTGAAAACATATGAGGCCACGCCTGATCCAAAAATAGTTGTGGCGGTGGGGGATGACGCGATTTCCGGAGGAATTTTCAAGGGTTCCTATGCGGTCTTGGATGGAGTAGACAAGGTGATTCCAGTCGATTTTCAAATTCCCGGCGATCCGCCAAGTCCCAAAACGATAATTTGTCATCTATTTAAGATTTTGGAAATAATGGAAGCTAATAAAAAGTAG